Proteins encoded by one window of Polyodon spathula isolate WHYD16114869_AA chromosome 16, ASM1765450v1, whole genome shotgun sequence:
- the gpx1a gene encoding glutathione peroxidase 1a encodes MSLKMAGGMKKFYDFSAKILNTGETLNFSKFKGKVVLIENVASLUGTTTRDYTQMNELQERYGDQGLVVLGVPCNQFGYQENCNGEEILHCLKYVRPGNGFVPNFTLLQKVDVNGKDADPMFNFLKENLPHPSDDPMSLMTDPKFIVWSPVCRNDISWNFEKFLIGPDGVPFKRYSRRFLTIDIEGDIKNLLKLVK; translated from the exons ATGAGTTTGAAAATGGCTGGAGGGATGAAGAAGTTCTACGATTTCTCTGCTAAGATCCTGAACACCGGAGAAACGCTGAATTTCTCCAAGTTCAAAGGCAAAGTGGTGCTGATAGAGAACGTGGCGTCGCTCTGAGGCACAACCACCAGGGATTACACCCAGATGAACGAGCTCCAGGAGCGCTACGGCGACCAGGGACTTGTTGTGCTCGGGGTGCCCTGTAACCAGTTCGGATACCAG GAGAATTGTAACGGTGAAGAGATTCTCCACTGTCTAAAGTATGTCCGTCCGGGGAATGGGTTTGTGCCCAATTTCACCCTGCTTCAGAAAGTTGATGTGAACGGGAAGGACGCAGACCCCATGTTCAATTTCCTGAAGGAGAACCTGCCCCACCCCAGCGATGACCCTATGTCCCTGATGACAGACCCCAAGTTTATTGTGTGGAGCCCTGTCTGCAGGAATGACATATCCTGGAATTTCGAGAAGTTCCTCATTGGCCCTGACGGGGTGCCCTTCAAGCGCTACAGCAGAAGGTTCCTCACCATTGATATCGAAGGTGATATCAAGAACTTGCTGAAGCTAGTGAAATAG
- the LOC121328351 gene encoding probable protein BRICK1, translated as MAGQEDPVQREIHQDWANREYIEVITSSIKKIADFLNSFDMSCRSRLATLNEKLTALERRIEYIEARVTKGETLT; from the exons ATGGCCGGCCAGGAGGACCCTGTTCAAAGAGAGATCCATCAGGACTGGGCAAACCGTGAATATATTGAGGTGATAACAAGCAGTATCAAGAAGATAGCTGATTTCCTCAACTCTTTCG ACATGTCCTGCCGGTCCCGGTTAGCCACTCTGAATGAGAAGCTGACAGCATTGGAGAGGAGAATCGAGTATATTGAGGCACGG gtaacaaaggGTGAGACTTTGACTTAG
- the LOC121329001 gene encoding uncharacterized protein C3orf62-like, translating to MSEKLKQCRQGLVAALDRALEDVTITPPSIKHPPYPLYPHSEFKESESPAYLETRAELQRRPLPVCSPGTTMYLPTAIPMDLHRNTSHSHSWPILYKEALPTRQETSSHCKVDCPSSDNIKEALTPDLLQIIESSGIQTLEDLVGKLEFENELNRVCNNASQQGNSLSQMLEDNVINLTPRISEDNNMIEAVLDMEQEYDLSVYYSNFS from the exons ATGTCTGAGAAGCTGAAGCAGTGCAGACAGGGGCTAGTTGCAGCATTAGACCGTGCATTAGAGGATGTCACCATAACACCCCCCAGCATCAAACATCCACCCTACCCTTTATACCCCCACAGCGAATTCAAAGAATCAGAGTCTCCTGCATATCTAGAAACAAGGGCTGAGCTCCAGCGAAGACCGCTCCCTGTCTGTTCTCCAGGGACCACGATGTACCTCCCTACTGCAATCCCTATGGACCTGCATAGAAACACCTCCCATTCCCACAGCTGGCCCATCTTATACAAAGAGGCTTTACCCACAAG GCAAGAAACTTCCAGCCATTGCAAGGTGGACTGTCCATCTTCAGACAACATCAAGGAAGCTTTAACTCCGGATCTGCTACAGATTATAG AAAGTTCTGGTATACAGACATTGGAGGATCTTGTGGGGAAGCTGGAGTTTGAGAATGAGTTAAACCGGGTGTGTAATAATGCCAGCCAACAAGGGAACAGCCTTTCACAGATGCTGGAAGATAATGTAATCAACCTAACTCCAAgaatatctgaagacaacaatatgATTGAGGCTGTATTGGATATGGAGCAGGAGTATGATTTATCTGTGTATTACAGCAACTTCTCATAG